A DNA window from Citrobacter tructae contains the following coding sequences:
- a CDS encoding MFS transporter, giving the protein MKTSDYQRTRWLTLIGTIITQFALGSVYTWSLFNGALSSKLDAPVSQVAFSFGLLSLGLAISSSVAGKLQERFGVKRVTMASGILLGVGFFLTAHSDSLIMLWLSAGVLVGLADGAGYLLTLSNCVKWFPERKGLISAFAIGSYGLGSLGFKFIDSQLLSTVGLEKTFMIWGAIVLVMIVFGSTLMKDAPNQEVKAVNGVVENDYTLAQSMRKPQYWMLSVMFLTACMSGLYVIGVAKDIAQSLVHMDVATAANAVTVISIANLSGRLVLGILSDKISRIRVITIGQVVSLVGMAALLFAPLNEVTFFAAIACVAFNFGGTITVFPSLVSEFFGLNNLAKNYGVIYLGFGIGSICGSIIASLFGGFYVTFCVIFALLIISLALSTTIRQPQRSVFTEAHA; this is encoded by the coding sequence ATGAAAACTTCTGATTATCAGCGTACCCGGTGGCTGACCCTGATCGGCACCATCATTACCCAATTTGCATTAGGTTCGGTTTACACCTGGAGCCTGTTTAATGGCGCGCTCTCTTCGAAGCTGGATGCGCCGGTCAGCCAGGTGGCTTTCTCCTTTGGCCTGTTGAGCCTGGGCCTGGCGATCTCTTCTTCCGTTGCCGGGAAACTTCAGGAACGCTTTGGCGTGAAGCGCGTCACCATGGCATCTGGTATCCTGCTGGGCGTGGGCTTCTTCTTAACCGCACACTCTGACAGTCTGATTATGCTGTGGCTGAGCGCGGGTGTGCTGGTCGGGCTGGCAGACGGCGCAGGCTACCTGTTAACGCTCTCCAACTGCGTGAAATGGTTCCCTGAGCGTAAAGGGCTGATTTCCGCTTTTGCTATTGGCTCTTATGGCTTGGGCAGCCTTGGTTTTAAATTTATCGACAGCCAGTTGCTGAGTACCGTGGGCCTGGAAAAGACCTTTATGATCTGGGGTGCAATCGTGCTGGTGATGATTGTCTTTGGCTCCACGCTAATGAAAGATGCACCTAATCAGGAAGTTAAAGCGGTTAATGGCGTGGTAGAGAACGACTACACTCTGGCGCAATCTATGCGTAAACCGCAGTACTGGATGCTGTCGGTGATGTTCCTGACCGCGTGCATGAGCGGGCTGTATGTGATTGGCGTGGCGAAAGATATTGCGCAAAGTCTGGTGCATATGGATGTAGCGACGGCAGCCAATGCGGTGACGGTGATTTCTATCGCGAACCTGTCAGGTCGTCTGGTGCTGGGTATCCTGTCTGACAAGATTTCCCGTATTCGCGTTATCACTATTGGCCAGGTTGTCTCGCTGGTCGGTATGGCAGCCCTGTTGTTCGCTCCGCTGAACGAAGTGACCTTCTTTGCGGCAATTGCTTGTGTCGCTTTTAACTTTGGCGGCACGATTACCGTGTTCCCGTCCCTGGTGAGTGAATTCTTTGGTCTGAATAATCTGGCAAAAAATTATGGGGTTATCTATCTTGGCTTCGGGATTGGCAGCATCTGCGGGTCTATTATCGCCTCCTTGTTTGGCGGCTTCTATGTGACCTTCTGTGTCATCTTCGCGCTGTTAATCATTTCGTTAGCGCTGTCTACCACCATTCGTCAGCCTCAGCGTAGCGTATTTACTGAGGCTCACGCCTGA
- the eptB gene encoding kdo(2)-lipid A phosphoethanolamine 7''-transferase: MRYIKSMTQQKLSLLLAIYIGLFMNSAVFYRRFSGYVYEFTVWKGISAVVELAGAVLATFFLLRLLSLFGRRAWRVLATFVVLCSAGASYYMTFLNVVIGYGIIASVMTTDIDLSKEVVGWHFIVWLVSVSILPLLLIWSNRCRYTLLKQLRTPSLRMRSVAVVMLAGLIVWVPIRLLSMHQKTVERETGIDLPSYGGVVANSYLPSNWLSALGLYAWAQVDESSDNKSLMNPAKKFTYVAPKNLDDTYVVFIIGETTRWDHMGIFGYERNTTPRLAQEKNLAAFRGYSCDTATKLSLRCMFVREGGAEDNPQRTLKEQNIFSVLGQLGFKTDLYAMQSEMWFYSNTMAENIAYREQIGAEPRNRGKTVDDMLLIDEMQQSLKQDDNGKHLIILHTKGSHFNYTQRYTRDYAQWKPECVDVDSGCSKAQMINSFDNSVTYVDHFITKVFDQLRDKKAIVFYAADHGESINEREHLHGTPRKMAPPEQFRVPMMVWMSDKYLEDPDHAKAFAHLKQEADMKVPRRHVELYDTILGCLGYTSPNGGINENNNWCKIPDGQKAAAQ; encoded by the coding sequence ATGAGATATATTAAGTCGATGACGCAGCAGAAGCTCAGTCTCTTGCTGGCAATCTATATCGGTTTGTTTATGAACTCGGCTGTATTTTACCGTCGCTTTAGCGGGTATGTGTACGAGTTCACCGTCTGGAAAGGAATCTCTGCGGTTGTTGAATTAGCTGGCGCGGTGCTGGCAACCTTCTTTTTACTTCGTCTTCTCTCTTTATTTGGCCGACGCGCCTGGCGTGTACTGGCGACCTTTGTGGTGCTGTGTTCCGCTGGTGCCAGCTATTATATGACCTTCCTGAACGTAGTGATCGGTTACGGCATTATTGCCTCGGTAATGACTACAGATATTGATTTATCGAAGGAAGTTGTGGGCTGGCATTTTATCGTGTGGCTAGTTTCGGTCAGTATTTTGCCGCTGCTCTTAATCTGGAGTAACCGCTGTCGCTACACCCTGTTAAAACAGCTGCGTACGCCAAGTCTGAGAATGCGCAGCGTTGCGGTAGTGATGTTGGCTGGCCTGATTGTATGGGTACCGATTCGATTGCTGAGCATGCATCAGAAGACCGTTGAGCGCGAAACGGGTATTGATTTACCCAGCTATGGCGGTGTCGTGGCGAACTCCTACCTGCCATCCAACTGGCTCTCAGCTCTGGGATTGTACGCCTGGGCGCAGGTGGATGAATCTTCTGATAACAAATCACTGATGAACCCGGCGAAGAAGTTTACCTACGTGGCACCCAAGAATCTCGACGACACCTATGTCGTGTTTATTATTGGTGAAACCACGCGCTGGGATCATATGGGTATTTTTGGCTACGAGCGAAATACCACGCCAAGACTGGCCCAGGAGAAAAACCTGGCGGCCTTCCGCGGATATTCATGTGATACCGCGACCAAGCTTTCGCTGCGCTGTATGTTTGTACGTGAAGGTGGTGCAGAAGATAACCCGCAGCGTACGTTGAAAGAACAAAACATCTTTTCCGTGCTCGGTCAGTTAGGGTTCAAGACAGACCTCTACGCGATGCAAAGTGAGATGTGGTTCTACAGCAATACGATGGCGGAAAACATCGCCTATCGTGAACAGATTGGCGCAGAGCCGCGTAACCGTGGCAAAACGGTTGACGATATGCTGCTGATTGATGAGATGCAGCAATCCTTAAAGCAGGATGATAATGGCAAACATCTGATTATTCTGCATACCAAAGGATCGCACTTTAACTACACGCAGCGTTACACACGCGATTATGCACAGTGGAAGCCAGAGTGTGTGGATGTCGATAGCGGGTGTTCGAAAGCCCAGATGATTAACTCTTTCGATAACTCGGTGACCTATGTCGATCACTTTATTACCAAAGTGTTTGATCAACTGCGCGATAAAAAAGCGATCGTGTTCTATGCCGCCGACCATGGTGAGTCTATTAACGAGCGTGAGCACCTGCATGGTACGCCGCGTAAAATGGCGCCGCCAGAGCAGTTCCGTGTGCCCATGATGGTGTGGATGTCTGACAAGTACCTGGAGGATCCAGATCATGCGAAGGCGTTTGCGCATCTGAAGCAAGAGGCGGATATGAAGGTGCCGCGTCGTCATGTAGAACTGTACGACACCATTTTGGGTTGCCTCGGTTATACCTCGCCAAACGGCGGTATTAACGAGAATAATAACTGGTGCAAAATTCCGGACGGGCAGAAAGCAGCGGCTCAGTAA
- the dppA gene encoding dipeptide ABC transporter periplasmic-binding protein DppA, with the protein MSISLKKSGMLKLGLSLVAMTVAASVQAKTLVYCSEGSPEGFNPQLFTSGTTYDASSVPIYNRLVEFKTGTTEVIPGLAEKWEISEDGKTYTFHLRQGVKWQDNKDFKPTRDMNADDIVFSFDRQKNAQNPYHKVSGGSYEYFEGMGLQDLISEVKKVDDNTVQFVLTRPEAPFLADLAMDFASILSKEYADNMLKAGTPEKVDLNPIGTGPFQLQQYQKDSRILYKAFPGYWGTKPQIDRLVFSITPDASVRYAKLQKNECQVMPYPNPADIARMKQDKNLNLMEQAGLNVGYLSFNTEKKPFDDVKVRQALTYAVNKEAIIKAVYQGAGVAAKNLIPPTMWGYNDDVKDYSYDPEKAKALLKEAGQDKGFTVELWAMPVQRPYNPNARRMAEMIQADWAKIGVQAKIVTYEWGEYLKRAKSGEHQAVMMGWTGDNGDPDNFFATLFSCAAAKDGSNYSRWCYKPFEDLIQPARATDDHNKRIELYKQAQVVMHDQAPALIIAHSTVYEPVRKEVKGYVVDPLGKHHFENVSVE; encoded by the coding sequence ATGAGTATTTCCTTGAAGAAGTCAGGGATGCTGAAGCTTGGTCTGAGCTTGGTGGCTATGACCGTTGCAGCAAGCGTACAGGCTAAAACTCTGGTTTATTGTTCAGAAGGGTCTCCTGAAGGCTTTAACCCACAGCTTTTCACTTCTGGCACAACCTATGATGCCAGTTCAGTACCGATCTATAACCGTCTGGTTGAATTCAAAACCGGTACGACTGAAGTGATTCCGGGCCTTGCTGAGAAGTGGGAAATCAGCGAAGACGGTAAAACCTATACCTTCCATCTGCGCCAGGGCGTGAAGTGGCAGGATAATAAAGATTTCAAACCGACGCGTGACATGAACGCCGACGATATCGTCTTCTCCTTCGATCGTCAGAAAAATGCGCAGAACCCGTACCATAAAGTCTCTGGCGGCAGCTATGAATATTTTGAAGGCATGGGCCTGCAAGACCTGATTAGCGAAGTGAAGAAAGTCGACGACAACACGGTTCAGTTCGTGCTGACTCGCCCGGAAGCACCGTTCCTGGCGGATCTGGCGATGGACTTCGCCTCTATTCTTTCCAAAGAGTATGCTGACAACATGCTGAAAGCCGGTACGCCGGAGAAAGTCGACCTGAACCCAATCGGTACCGGTCCGTTCCAGCTGCAGCAGTACCAGAAAGACTCGCGTATTCTGTATAAAGCATTCCCGGGCTACTGGGGTACCAAGCCACAGATCGACCGTCTGGTCTTCTCCATCACGCCGGACGCTTCCGTGCGTTACGCCAAGCTGCAGAAGAACGAATGCCAGGTGATGCCATACCCGAATCCGGCAGACATCGCGCGCATGAAGCAGGACAAAAACCTCAACCTGATGGAGCAGGCGGGTCTGAACGTTGGCTATCTCTCTTTCAACACCGAGAAGAAACCGTTTGATGACGTGAAAGTCCGTCAGGCGCTGACCTACGCGGTGAACAAAGAAGCAATCATCAAAGCCGTTTATCAGGGTGCAGGTGTTGCTGCGAAAAACCTGATCCCGCCAACCATGTGGGGCTATAACGACGACGTTAAAGACTACAGCTACGATCCGGAAAAAGCCAAAGCGCTGCTGAAAGAAGCGGGTCAGGATAAAGGCTTCACCGTTGAGCTGTGGGCGATGCCGGTACAGCGTCCGTACAACCCGAACGCTCGCCGTATGGCTGAGATGATCCAGGCTGACTGGGCGAAAATTGGCGTTCAGGCCAAGATTGTCACCTATGAGTGGGGCGAATACCTCAAGCGTGCTAAATCTGGCGAGCACCAGGCTGTCATGATGGGCTGGACTGGCGATAATGGGGATCCGGATAACTTCTTCGCCACGTTGTTCAGCTGCGCGGCGGCAAAAGACGGCTCCAACTACTCTCGCTGGTGCTACAAGCCGTTTGAAGACCTGATTCAACCGGCACGTGCGACCGACGACCACAACAAGCGTATTGAACTGTACAAACAGGCTCAGGTGGTGATGCATGACCAGGCTCCAGCGCTGATCATTGCTCACTCCACCGTATACGAGCCAGTGCGTAAAGAAGTCAAAGGCTATGTGGTTGATCCATTAGGCAAACACCACTTCGAAAACGTCTCTGTCGAATAA
- the dppB gene encoding dipeptide ABC transporter permease DppB → MLQFILRRLGLVIPTFIGITLLTFAFVHMIPGDPVMIMAGERGISPERHAQLLAELGLDKPMWQQYLHYIWGVMHGDLGISLKSRLPVWEEFVPRFKATLELGVCAMIFATAVGIPVGVLAAVKRGSIFDHTAVGLALTGYSMPIFWWGMMLIMLVSVQWNLTPVSGRVSDMVFLDDSNPLTGFMLIDTAIWGEEGNFIDAAVHMILPAMVLGTIPLAVIVRMTRSSMLEVLGEDYIRTARAKGLTRMRVIIIHALRNAMLPVVTVIGLQVGTLLAGAILTETIFSWPGLGRWLIDALQRRDYPVVQGGVLLVATMIILVNLLVDLLYGVVNPRIRHKK, encoded by the coding sequence ATGTTGCAGTTCATTCTCCGACGTTTGGGACTCGTCATCCCCACGTTTATCGGTATCACTCTTCTCACCTTTGCCTTCGTCCATATGATCCCCGGCGATCCGGTGATGATCATGGCAGGTGAGCGTGGTATCTCTCCTGAGCGTCATGCTCAACTGCTGGCTGAACTTGGTTTGGATAAGCCGATGTGGCAGCAGTACCTCCACTATATCTGGGGGGTGATGCATGGTGATTTAGGCATTTCGTTAAAAAGCCGTTTACCGGTGTGGGAAGAGTTTGTGCCGCGCTTTAAAGCGACGCTGGAACTCGGCGTCTGCGCGATGATTTTTGCTACCGCAGTGGGCATTCCGGTGGGCGTACTTGCTGCCGTTAAGCGCGGCTCCATTTTCGATCACACCGCCGTGGGTCTGGCGCTGACCGGTTACTCCATGCCTATCTTTTGGTGGGGCATGATGCTGATCATGCTGGTTTCCGTGCAGTGGAACCTGACGCCGGTTTCCGGGCGGGTGAGCGACATGGTGTTCCTTGATGATTCCAACCCGCTGACCGGCTTTATGCTGATCGACACCGCCATTTGGGGGGAAGAGGGTAACTTCATTGATGCCGCAGTACATATGATCCTGCCGGCAATGGTGCTGGGCACCATTCCACTGGCGGTGATTGTGCGTATGACCCGTTCGTCAATGCTGGAAGTGCTGGGCGAAGATTACATTCGTACCGCCCGTGCCAAAGGTCTGACCCGTATGCGCGTCATCATCATTCACGCTCTGCGCAACGCCATGCTGCCCGTGGTGACAGTTATCGGCCTGCAGGTCGGTACGCTGCTGGCTGGCGCGATCCTGACCGAAACCATCTTCTCGTGGCCGGGTCTGGGGCGCTGGCTGATTGATGCGCTGCAACGCCGTGATTATCCGGTAGTGCAGGGCGGTGTATTACTGGTAGCGACGATGATTATTCTCGTCAACCTGCTGGTAGACCTGCTGTACGGCGTGGTGAACCCGCGTATTCGGCATAAGAAGTAA
- the dppC gene encoding dipeptide ABC transporter permease DppC, translated as MSQVTENKVIAAPVPMTPLQEFWHYFKRNKGAVVGLVYVVIVLFIAIFANWIAPYNPAEQFRDTLLAPPAWQEGGSWAHLFGTDDVGRDVLSRLMYGARLSLLVGCLVVVLSLVMGVVLGLVAGYFGGIVDNIIMRVVDIMLALPSLLLALVLVAVFGPSIGNAALALTFVALPHYVRLTRAAVLVEVNRDYVTASRVAGAGAMRQMFVNILPNCLAPLIVQASLGFSNAILDMAALGFLGMGAQPPTPEWGTMLSDVLQFAQSAWWVVTFPGLAILLTVLAFNLMGDGLRDALDPKLKQ; from the coding sequence ATGTCACAGGTTACTGAAAATAAAGTTATTGCTGCACCGGTGCCGATGACCCCGTTGCAAGAGTTCTGGCACTATTTTAAACGCAACAAAGGTGCGGTTGTTGGACTCGTTTACGTGGTCATCGTGTTGTTTATTGCCATTTTCGCCAACTGGATTGCGCCCTATAACCCGGCGGAACAGTTTCGCGATACGCTGCTGGCACCGCCTGCGTGGCAGGAAGGGGGCTCGTGGGCGCATCTGTTTGGTACTGACGACGTGGGGCGCGATGTGCTGTCGCGCTTGATGTACGGCGCTCGCTTGTCGCTGCTGGTCGGCTGTCTGGTGGTGGTGCTGTCGCTGGTGATGGGCGTTGTTCTCGGCCTGGTGGCCGGTTACTTTGGCGGTATTGTTGATAACATCATCATGCGTGTGGTCGATATCATGCTGGCGCTGCCAAGCCTGTTGCTGGCGTTGGTGCTGGTCGCCGTATTTGGCCCGTCGATTGGTAACGCTGCGCTGGCGCTGACGTTCGTGGCATTACCGCACTATGTGCGTCTGACGCGCGCCGCCGTGCTGGTGGAAGTCAACCGCGACTACGTCACTGCTTCCCGCGTGGCAGGGGCCGGTGCGATGCGCCAGATGTTCGTCAATATTCTTCCTAACTGCCTTGCGCCGCTGATTGTTCAGGCGTCGCTCGGCTTCTCTAACGCCATTCTCGATATGGCCGCGCTTGGCTTCCTGGGCATGGGTGCGCAGCCGCCAACACCGGAGTGGGGCACCATGCTCTCCGATGTGTTGCAGTTTGCGCAAAGTGCCTGGTGGGTCGTGACCTTCCCGGGTCTGGCGATCCTGCTGACGGTGCTGGCATTTAACCTGATGGGTGACGGTCTGCGTGACGCGCTCGATCCCAAACTGAAGCAGTAA
- the dppD gene encoding dipeptide ABC transporter ATP-binding protein gives MALLNVDKLSVHFGDVGAEFRAVDRISYSVNQGEVVGIVGESGSGKSVSSLAIMGLIDYPGRVMAESLEFNGRDLKRISEKERRQLVGAEVAMIFQDPMTSLNPCYTVGYQIMEAIKVHQGGNKKTRIQRAIDLLTLVGIPDPASRLDVYPHQLSGGMSQRVMIAMAIACRPKLLIADEPTTALDVTIQAQIIELLLELQQKENMALVLITHDLALVAEAAHKIIVMYAGQVVETGAAHDIFRAPRHPYTQALLRALPEFAQDKARLASLPGVVPGKYDRPNGCLLNPRCPYATDKCRSVEPELNILGEGRQSKCHYPLDDAGRPTL, from the coding sequence ATGGCGTTATTAAATGTAGATAAATTATCCGTGCATTTCGGCGATGTTGGTGCCGAATTTCGTGCAGTAGACCGCATTAGCTACAGCGTGAATCAGGGTGAAGTCGTGGGGATTGTCGGGGAATCCGGCTCCGGTAAGTCCGTCAGCTCGCTGGCGATTATGGGGTTGATTGACTACCCTGGCCGCGTGATGGCAGAAAGCCTTGAGTTTAACGGCCGCGACCTGAAGCGCATCTCTGAGAAAGAGCGCCGCCAGCTGGTGGGGGCCGAAGTGGCGATGATCTTCCAGGACCCAATGACCAGCCTCAACCCGTGCTACACCGTCGGCTACCAGATTATGGAAGCCATTAAGGTGCATCAGGGCGGCAATAAGAAAACCCGCATTCAGCGGGCGATTGACCTGCTGACGTTGGTGGGCATTCCCGATCCGGCTTCGCGCCTCGATGTGTATCCGCACCAGCTGTCCGGTGGTATGAGCCAACGCGTGATGATCGCCATGGCGATTGCCTGTCGTCCGAAGCTGCTGATTGCCGATGAACCGACGACCGCGCTGGACGTGACTATTCAGGCGCAGATCATCGAACTGCTGCTGGAGCTACAGCAGAAAGAAAATATGGCGCTGGTGCTGATTACTCATGACCTGGCGCTGGTGGCTGAAGCAGCACACAAAATCATCGTCATGTATGCCGGTCAGGTGGTGGAAACCGGGGCGGCGCACGATATTTTCCGCGCGCCTCGTCACCCGTACACCCAGGCATTGCTACGTGCGCTGCCGGAGTTTGCGCAGGATAAAGCGCGTCTGGCCTCGTTACCGGGCGTAGTTCCGGGCAAGTACGACCGTCCGAACGGTTGCCTGTTAAACCCACGCTGCCCGTATGCCACGGACAAATGCCGTAGCGTAGAGCCGGAGCTGAACATACTCGGCGAAGGCCGTCAGTCGAAATGCCACTACCCACTCGATGATGCCGGGAGGCCCACACTATGA
- the dppF gene encoding dipeptide ABC transporter ATP-binding subunit DppF → MSTHEATSQQPLLQAIDLKKYYPVKKGMFAPERLVKALDGVSFTLERGKTLAVVGESGCGKSTLGRLLTMIEVPTGGELYYQGQDLLKHDPQAQKLRRQKIQIVFQNPYGSLNPRKKVGQILEEPLLINTSLSKEQRREKALAMMAKVGLKTEHYDRYPHMFSGGQRQRIAIARGLMLDPDVVIADEPVSALDVSVRAQVLNLMMDLQQDLGLSYVFISHDLSVVEHIADEVMVMYLGRCVEKGTKDQIFNNPRHPYTQALLSATPRLNPDDRRERIKLTGELPSPLNPPPGCAFNARCRRRFGPCTQLQPQLRDYSGQLVACFAVDQDENPQQ, encoded by the coding sequence ATGAGTACGCACGAGGCCACCTCGCAACAGCCACTGTTGCAGGCAATTGACCTGAAAAAATACTATCCGGTGAAGAAGGGCATGTTCGCCCCGGAGCGCCTGGTAAAAGCGCTGGATGGCGTGTCATTTACCTTAGAACGCGGAAAAACGCTGGCGGTGGTTGGCGAGTCGGGCTGCGGGAAATCGACGCTTGGTCGTCTGCTGACGATGATTGAAGTCCCGACTGGCGGCGAGTTGTATTACCAGGGGCAGGATCTGCTCAAGCATGACCCGCAGGCGCAGAAGCTGCGTCGTCAGAAAATCCAGATTGTGTTCCAGAATCCGTATGGTTCGCTGAACCCGCGTAAGAAGGTGGGGCAAATTCTGGAAGAGCCGTTGCTGATCAACACCTCGCTTAGCAAAGAGCAGCGTCGTGAAAAAGCGCTGGCGATGATGGCGAAAGTAGGTCTGAAAACCGAGCACTATGACCGCTATCCGCATATGTTCTCTGGCGGTCAGCGCCAGCGTATCGCCATTGCCCGTGGTCTGATGCTTGATCCGGACGTGGTGATTGCCGATGAACCAGTCTCTGCGCTGGACGTTTCTGTGCGTGCACAGGTGCTGAATTTGATGATGGATCTGCAGCAGGATCTGGGACTGTCCTATGTCTTTATCTCCCACGACCTGTCAGTAGTGGAACATATCGCCGATGAAGTGATGGTGATGTACCTCGGCCGCTGCGTGGAGAAAGGAACCAAAGATCAGATCTTCAACAACCCGCGCCATCCGTATACCCAGGCGCTGCTCTCTGCGACGCCACGTCTGAATCCGGATGATCGGCGTGAGCGCATCAAGCTGACCGGCGAGCTGCCAAGCCCGCTGAATCCGCCGCCGGGCTGTGCATTCAATGCTCGCTGCCGTCGTCGCTTTGGGCCTTGTACTCAGCTACAACCGCAGCTTAGAGATTACAGCGGCCAACTGGTGGCGTGCTTTGCCGTTGACCAGGATGAGAACCCACAGCAATAA
- a CDS encoding sigma-54 interaction domain-containing protein yields MVTIRWDIKTIDRLSMVEDVLKEFSCCDINIISMKVTAGRILIKSWCRQLQDISSVQSCLSQRADIINVAYLCEEISELSMSEPERPRYFSDIICSSQSMQALIEKAIRIADSKYTVLIRGETGTGKELLARAIHNSGQRSFYPFIPVNCSALPEALMESEFFGYEKGAFSGADCKGKKGLFEMADKGTLFLDEFGEMPLNLQAKLLRVLQDGGIRRVGGAQIIPVNVRIIVATNANLEEMVEQRLLRADLYYRINILALTIPPLRERPQDLSLLIRHFVQKYAKEFQRRLILDKACFNAMHHHAWPGNVRELENTIIRLMLMAESDVITREDLGIANITSGNQTHAGRPFKQQVQCAERQLIEQMVEENVSSRHIAKALGVSHTTVLNKIRSYQLESVN; encoded by the coding sequence GTGGTCACGATACGCTGGGATATTAAAACAATTGATCGCCTGTCTATGGTTGAGGATGTCCTGAAGGAGTTTTCCTGCTGTGATATCAATATCATCTCAATGAAGGTGACGGCTGGCCGGATCCTGATTAAATCCTGGTGTCGTCAGTTGCAGGATATTTCCAGTGTGCAATCCTGCTTAAGTCAGCGTGCCGATATTATTAACGTCGCTTACCTTTGCGAAGAGATAAGCGAACTGTCGATGTCTGAGCCGGAACGCCCGCGCTATTTTTCAGATATTATTTGCAGCAGCCAGAGCATGCAGGCACTGATCGAAAAGGCGATTAGAATTGCGGACAGCAAATATACTGTCCTGATTCGTGGTGAAACCGGGACCGGCAAAGAGCTGCTGGCTCGGGCGATTCATAATTCTGGACAGCGTAGTTTTTATCCATTTATTCCGGTTAACTGCTCAGCTTTACCCGAGGCACTGATGGAGAGTGAATTCTTCGGTTATGAAAAAGGGGCTTTCAGCGGTGCGGACTGTAAAGGCAAAAAGGGGCTGTTTGAAATGGCCGATAAAGGCACCCTTTTTCTTGATGAATTTGGTGAGATGCCGCTAAATTTACAGGCCAAATTACTGCGTGTACTACAGGATGGTGGGATCCGCCGCGTGGGCGGGGCGCAAATTATTCCGGTTAACGTTCGCATTATTGTGGCAACCAACGCCAATCTGGAAGAGATGGTCGAACAACGTCTGCTACGCGCTGACCTCTATTATCGTATTAACATACTCGCCCTGACCATTCCTCCGTTGCGGGAACGTCCGCAGGATCTCAGCCTGCTGATCCGCCACTTTGTGCAGAAATACGCAAAAGAATTCCAGCGACGGTTAATTCTGGATAAAGCCTGCTTTAATGCTATGCATCATCACGCCTGGCCGGGGAACGTGCGCGAACTGGAAAACACTATTATTCGTCTGATGTTGATGGCTGAATCCGATGTGATTACCCGAGAGGATTTGGGCATAGCGAATATAACATCGGGTAATCAGACTCACGCTGGGCGGCCTTTTAAGCAGCAGGTTCAATGTGCTGAGCGTCAGTTGATTGAGCAGATGGTAGAGGAGAATGTGTCGTCGAGGCATATCGCCAAAGCGTTGGGGGTATCGCATACCACGGTGCTGAATAAAATTCGCAGCTATCAACTGGAGAGCGTGAATTAA